In a genomic window of Anoplopoma fimbria isolate UVic2021 breed Golden Eagle Sablefish chromosome 6, Afim_UVic_2022, whole genome shotgun sequence:
- the si:ch211-189a15.5 gene encoding uncharacterized protein si:ch211-189a15.5 isoform X1 produces the protein MKDGSRTEEQAEVSRQEVYEEYVNYYLQSCPEVRPCCDPSLLKRTAQYLLGEPEPTEAFTVFPFHQAVRQDWVPQSTDGRTHLKALIKATQLLETICVNLILQPWRKEIKTLKTFTGPFIYCLLPVLSSSTIQSVLGSVGYLPHSDNQQSEYRLSEDANPDRAMLLGFELLLARVECDHLLEIFEKDQLGPQEFLEFIQRRMGPSYPDEPTEKKTTIGKKEENMKLEETYRKEVSMNRCGTWTVVVPPAVPLYLDTRLPVKPKPKPRRCHLIGLDQSIMEMQMTYPDLAFRGRPLLPGKPQRGKSSSKDVHTTSINDNSGDSQAAEVPKIECIKGTKAAAATIRSKYDGSKADKVFGDDCRDSGCNDRNSGGPLPENTNSSHISNTDGSRDYAFRDPQGNSLHITLRAAFRAEESLKPGEAQPTSEPPALTQHQTVADLQNKRLTNPKLPSMSSTDEVQEQRELADSMYQLHLQDTKKEGERKEENKKEEKNTNNERSNTEREASTEEEAEEENLGKPAMTAPALGCAASRCTRSSQSDPAVMKEQKQHTVCHHSTLAVSTVDCQSCIGGETTEQQEIEDTAIAETGRGVEEQLTQSFVIVELHKK, from the exons ATGAAGGACGGTAGCAGAACAGAAGAACAGGCGGAGGTTTCCCGACAAGAGGTTTATGAAGAGTATGTGAACTATTACCTCCAGTCGTGTCCAGAGGTTCGGCCGTGCTGCGACCCCTCTCTGCTGAAGAGGACTGCTCAGTATCTGCTGGGAGAGCCTGAGCCCACAGAGGCTTTCACAGTCTTCCCATTCCACCAGGCTGTGCGGCAGGACTGGGTACCACAGAGCACCGACGGGAGGACACACCTGAAAGCTCTCATTAAAGCCACCCAACTGCTGGAGACCATCTGTGTCAATCTGATCCTTCAACCCTGGAGGAAGGAGATCAAGACACTTAAG aCGTTTACAGGTCCATTTATTTACTGTCTCCTGCCGGTTCTCAGCAGTTCTACCATTCAGTCAGTCCTGGGCTCTGTTGGATACCTGCCCCATAGTGATAATCAACAAAG TGAATACAGACTCAGTGAGGATGCTAACCCAGACAGGGCCATGCTGCTGGGGTTTGAACTGCTGCTGGCCAGGGTGGAATGTGACCACCTCCTGGAGATCTTTGAGAAGGATCAGCTGGGACCACAG GAGTTTCTGGAGTTTATACAGAGGAGAATGGGGCCTTCATATCCGGATGAACctacagagaaaaagacaacaatagggaaaaaagaggagaacaTGAAGTTGGAAGAGACATATAGAAAAGAG gtttccatgaatcgttgtggtacctggaccgtagtcgtgcctcctgct gtACCTCTGTATTTGGACACCAGGCTTCCAGTTAAACCCAAGCCCAAGCCTAGACGCTGCCATCTCATCGGCTTAGACCAGTCCATTATGGAGATGCAGATGACCTACCCCGACCTTGCCTTCAGGGGCCGTCCTCTGCTACCAGGCAAACCTCAACGAGGAAAGAGCAGCAGTAAAGATGTTCACACTACCAGCATCAATGATAACAGTGGTGACAGTCAAGCTGCTGAGGTCCCCAAAATAGAGTGTATTAAAGGCAccaaagctgctgctgcaactATACGCAGTAAATATGATGGCAGCAAAGCTGATAAAGTTTTTGGTGATGATTGCAGAGACAGTGGTTGTAATGACAGGAACAGTGGTGGGCCCCTCCCAGAAAACACCAATAGCAGCCACATCAGTAACACTGATGGAAGCAGAGATTATGCATTCAGGGACCCTCAGGGCAATTCCCTGCACATCACACTGAGAGCTGCTttcagagcagaggagagccTGAAACCTGGAGAGGCTCAGCCCACATCAGAGCCTCCTGCCTTGACACAGCATCAGACGGTAGCAG ACCTACAAAATAAGAGACTGACCAACCCAAAGCTTCCCTCTATGAGCTCCACAGATGAGGTGCAGGAGCAGAGAGAGCTGGCAGACAGCATGTACCAGCTCCATCTGCAAGACACCAAAAAggaaggggaaagaaaagaagaaaacaagaaggaagagaaaaacacaaataatgagaggagcaacacagagagagaggcaagcacagaggaagaggcagaggaggagaacctCGGTAAGCCAGCGATGACAGCTCCTGCACTGGGCTGTGCTGCAAGTAGATGCACCAGATCGTCTCAGTCTGATCCTGCAGTGATGAAAGAGCAGAAGCAACATACTGTGTGTCACCACTCAACACTGGCCGTCAGTACAGTAGATTGCCAGAGCTGTATAGGAGGAGAAACTACAGAACAGCAGGAAATAGAGGATACTGCGATAGCAGAAACAGGCAGAGGAGTTGAGGAGCAGCTGACACAGAGCTTTGTTATAGTCGAGCTTCACAAGAAATAA
- the si:ch211-189a15.5 gene encoding uncharacterized protein si:ch211-189a15.5 isoform X5, whose product MKDGSRTEEQAEVSRQEVYEEYVNYYLQSCPEVRPCCDPSLLKRTAQYLLGEPEPTEAFTVFPFHQAVRQDWVPQSTDGRTHLKALIKATQLLETICVNLILQPWRKEIKTLKTFTGPFIYCLLPVLSSSTIQSVLGSVGYLPHSDNQQSEYRLSEDANPDRAMLLGFELLLARVECDHLLEIFEKDQLGPQEFLEFIQRRMGPSYPDEPTEKKTTIGKKEENMKLEETYRKEVSMNRCGTWTVVVPPAVPLYLDTRLPVKPKPKPRRCHLIGLDQSIMEMQMTYPDLAFRGRPLLPGKPQRGKSSSKDVHTTSINDNSGDSQAAEVPKIECIKGTKAAAATIRSKYDGSKADKVFGDDCRDSGCNDRNSGGPLPENTNSSHISNTDGSRDYAFRDPQGNSLHITLRAAFRAEESLKPGEAQPTSEPPALTQHQTVAASLYELHR is encoded by the exons ATGAAGGACGGTAGCAGAACAGAAGAACAGGCGGAGGTTTCCCGACAAGAGGTTTATGAAGAGTATGTGAACTATTACCTCCAGTCGTGTCCAGAGGTTCGGCCGTGCTGCGACCCCTCTCTGCTGAAGAGGACTGCTCAGTATCTGCTGGGAGAGCCTGAGCCCACAGAGGCTTTCACAGTCTTCCCATTCCACCAGGCTGTGCGGCAGGACTGGGTACCACAGAGCACCGACGGGAGGACACACCTGAAAGCTCTCATTAAAGCCACCCAACTGCTGGAGACCATCTGTGTCAATCTGATCCTTCAACCCTGGAGGAAGGAGATCAAGACACTTAAG aCGTTTACAGGTCCATTTATTTACTGTCTCCTGCCGGTTCTCAGCAGTTCTACCATTCAGTCAGTCCTGGGCTCTGTTGGATACCTGCCCCATAGTGATAATCAACAAAG TGAATACAGACTCAGTGAGGATGCTAACCCAGACAGGGCCATGCTGCTGGGGTTTGAACTGCTGCTGGCCAGGGTGGAATGTGACCACCTCCTGGAGATCTTTGAGAAGGATCAGCTGGGACCACAG GAGTTTCTGGAGTTTATACAGAGGAGAATGGGGCCTTCATATCCGGATGAACctacagagaaaaagacaacaatagggaaaaaagaggagaacaTGAAGTTGGAAGAGACATATAGAAAAGAG gtttccatgaatcgttgtggtacctggaccgtagtcgtgcctcctgct gtACCTCTGTATTTGGACACCAGGCTTCCAGTTAAACCCAAGCCCAAGCCTAGACGCTGCCATCTCATCGGCTTAGACCAGTCCATTATGGAGATGCAGATGACCTACCCCGACCTTGCCTTCAGGGGCCGTCCTCTGCTACCAGGCAAACCTCAACGAGGAAAGAGCAGCAGTAAAGATGTTCACACTACCAGCATCAATGATAACAGTGGTGACAGTCAAGCTGCTGAGGTCCCCAAAATAGAGTGTATTAAAGGCAccaaagctgctgctgcaactATACGCAGTAAATATGATGGCAGCAAAGCTGATAAAGTTTTTGGTGATGATTGCAGAGACAGTGGTTGTAATGACAGGAACAGTGGTGGGCCCCTCCCAGAAAACACCAATAGCAGCCACATCAGTAACACTGATGGAAGCAGAGATTATGCATTCAGGGACCCTCAGGGCAATTCCCTGCACATCACACTGAGAGCTGCTttcagagcagaggagagccTGAAACCTGGAGAGGCTCAGCCCACATCAGAGCCTCCTGCCTTGACACAGCATCAGACGGTAGCAG CTTCCCTCTATGAGCTCCACAGATGA
- the si:ch211-189a15.5 gene encoding uncharacterized protein si:ch211-189a15.5 isoform X4, with amino-acid sequence MKDGSRTEEQAEVSRQEVYEEYVNYYLQSCPEVRPCCDPSLLKRTAQYLLGEPEPTEAFTVFPFHQAVRQDWVPQSTDGRTHLKALIKATQLLETICVNLILQPWRKEIKTLKTFTGPFIYCLLPVLSSSTIQSVLGSVGYLPHSDNQQSEYRLSEDANPDRAMLLGFELLLARVECDHLLEIFEKDQLGPQVPLYLDTRLPVKPKPKPRRCHLIGLDQSIMEMQMTYPDLAFRGRPLLPGKPQRGKSSSKDVHTTSINDNSGDSQAAEVPKIECIKGTKAAAATIRSKYDGSKADKVFGDDCRDSGCNDRNSGGPLPENTNSSHISNTDGSRDYAFRDPQGNSLHITLRAAFRAEESLKPGEAQPTSEPPALTQHQTVADLQNKRLTNPKLPSMSSTDEVQEQRELADSMYQLHLQDTKKEGERKEENKKEEKNTNNERSNTEREASTEEEAEEENLGKPAMTAPALGCAASRCTRSSQSDPAVMKEQKQHTVCHHSTLAVSTVDCQSCIGGETTEQQEIEDTAIAETGRGVEEQLTQSFVIVELHKK; translated from the exons ATGAAGGACGGTAGCAGAACAGAAGAACAGGCGGAGGTTTCCCGACAAGAGGTTTATGAAGAGTATGTGAACTATTACCTCCAGTCGTGTCCAGAGGTTCGGCCGTGCTGCGACCCCTCTCTGCTGAAGAGGACTGCTCAGTATCTGCTGGGAGAGCCTGAGCCCACAGAGGCTTTCACAGTCTTCCCATTCCACCAGGCTGTGCGGCAGGACTGGGTACCACAGAGCACCGACGGGAGGACACACCTGAAAGCTCTCATTAAAGCCACCCAACTGCTGGAGACCATCTGTGTCAATCTGATCCTTCAACCCTGGAGGAAGGAGATCAAGACACTTAAG aCGTTTACAGGTCCATTTATTTACTGTCTCCTGCCGGTTCTCAGCAGTTCTACCATTCAGTCAGTCCTGGGCTCTGTTGGATACCTGCCCCATAGTGATAATCAACAAAG TGAATACAGACTCAGTGAGGATGCTAACCCAGACAGGGCCATGCTGCTGGGGTTTGAACTGCTGCTGGCCAGGGTGGAATGTGACCACCTCCTGGAGATCTTTGAGAAGGATCAGCTGGGACCACAG gtACCTCTGTATTTGGACACCAGGCTTCCAGTTAAACCCAAGCCCAAGCCTAGACGCTGCCATCTCATCGGCTTAGACCAGTCCATTATGGAGATGCAGATGACCTACCCCGACCTTGCCTTCAGGGGCCGTCCTCTGCTACCAGGCAAACCTCAACGAGGAAAGAGCAGCAGTAAAGATGTTCACACTACCAGCATCAATGATAACAGTGGTGACAGTCAAGCTGCTGAGGTCCCCAAAATAGAGTGTATTAAAGGCAccaaagctgctgctgcaactATACGCAGTAAATATGATGGCAGCAAAGCTGATAAAGTTTTTGGTGATGATTGCAGAGACAGTGGTTGTAATGACAGGAACAGTGGTGGGCCCCTCCCAGAAAACACCAATAGCAGCCACATCAGTAACACTGATGGAAGCAGAGATTATGCATTCAGGGACCCTCAGGGCAATTCCCTGCACATCACACTGAGAGCTGCTttcagagcagaggagagccTGAAACCTGGAGAGGCTCAGCCCACATCAGAGCCTCCTGCCTTGACACAGCATCAGACGGTAGCAG ACCTACAAAATAAGAGACTGACCAACCCAAAGCTTCCCTCTATGAGCTCCACAGATGAGGTGCAGGAGCAGAGAGAGCTGGCAGACAGCATGTACCAGCTCCATCTGCAAGACACCAAAAAggaaggggaaagaaaagaagaaaacaagaaggaagagaaaaacacaaataatgagaggagcaacacagagagagaggcaagcacagaggaagaggcagaggaggagaacctCGGTAAGCCAGCGATGACAGCTCCTGCACTGGGCTGTGCTGCAAGTAGATGCACCAGATCGTCTCAGTCTGATCCTGCAGTGATGAAAGAGCAGAAGCAACATACTGTGTGTCACCACTCAACACTGGCCGTCAGTACAGTAGATTGCCAGAGCTGTATAGGAGGAGAAACTACAGAACAGCAGGAAATAGAGGATACTGCGATAGCAGAAACAGGCAGAGGAGTTGAGGAGCAGCTGACACAGAGCTTTGTTATAGTCGAGCTTCACAAGAAATAA
- the si:ch211-189a15.5 gene encoding uncharacterized protein si:ch211-189a15.5 isoform X3, producing MKDGSRTEEQAEVSRQEVYEEYVNYYLQSCPEVRPCCDPSLLKRTAQYLLGEPEPTEAFTVFPFHQAVRQDWVPQSTDGRTHLKALIKATQLLETICVNLILQPWRKEIKTLKTFTGPFIYCLLPVLSSSTIQSVLGSVGYLPHSDNQQSEYRLSEDANPDRAMLLGFELLLARVECDHLLEIFEKDQLGPQEFLEFIQRRMGPSYPDEPTEKKTTIGKKEENMKLEETYRKEVSMNRCGTWTVVVPPAVPLYLDTRLPVKPKPKPRRCHLIGLDQSIMEMQMTYPDLAFRGRPLLPGKPQRGKSSSKDVHTTSINDNSGDSQAAEVPKIECIKGTKAAAATIRSKYDGSKADKVFGDDCRDSGCNDRNSGGPLPENTNSSHISNTDGSRDYAFRDPQGNSLHITLRAAFRAEESLKPGEAQPTSEPPALTQHQTVADEVQEQRELADSMYQLHLQDTKKEGERKEENKKEEKNTNNERSNTEREASTEEEAEEENLGKPAMTAPALGCAASRCTRSSQSDPAVMKEQKQHTVCHHSTLAVSTVDCQSCIGGETTEQQEIEDTAIAETGRGVEEQLTQSFVIVELHKK from the exons ATGAAGGACGGTAGCAGAACAGAAGAACAGGCGGAGGTTTCCCGACAAGAGGTTTATGAAGAGTATGTGAACTATTACCTCCAGTCGTGTCCAGAGGTTCGGCCGTGCTGCGACCCCTCTCTGCTGAAGAGGACTGCTCAGTATCTGCTGGGAGAGCCTGAGCCCACAGAGGCTTTCACAGTCTTCCCATTCCACCAGGCTGTGCGGCAGGACTGGGTACCACAGAGCACCGACGGGAGGACACACCTGAAAGCTCTCATTAAAGCCACCCAACTGCTGGAGACCATCTGTGTCAATCTGATCCTTCAACCCTGGAGGAAGGAGATCAAGACACTTAAG aCGTTTACAGGTCCATTTATTTACTGTCTCCTGCCGGTTCTCAGCAGTTCTACCATTCAGTCAGTCCTGGGCTCTGTTGGATACCTGCCCCATAGTGATAATCAACAAAG TGAATACAGACTCAGTGAGGATGCTAACCCAGACAGGGCCATGCTGCTGGGGTTTGAACTGCTGCTGGCCAGGGTGGAATGTGACCACCTCCTGGAGATCTTTGAGAAGGATCAGCTGGGACCACAG GAGTTTCTGGAGTTTATACAGAGGAGAATGGGGCCTTCATATCCGGATGAACctacagagaaaaagacaacaatagggaaaaaagaggagaacaTGAAGTTGGAAGAGACATATAGAAAAGAG gtttccatgaatcgttgtggtacctggaccgtagtcgtgcctcctgct gtACCTCTGTATTTGGACACCAGGCTTCCAGTTAAACCCAAGCCCAAGCCTAGACGCTGCCATCTCATCGGCTTAGACCAGTCCATTATGGAGATGCAGATGACCTACCCCGACCTTGCCTTCAGGGGCCGTCCTCTGCTACCAGGCAAACCTCAACGAGGAAAGAGCAGCAGTAAAGATGTTCACACTACCAGCATCAATGATAACAGTGGTGACAGTCAAGCTGCTGAGGTCCCCAAAATAGAGTGTATTAAAGGCAccaaagctgctgctgcaactATACGCAGTAAATATGATGGCAGCAAAGCTGATAAAGTTTTTGGTGATGATTGCAGAGACAGTGGTTGTAATGACAGGAACAGTGGTGGGCCCCTCCCAGAAAACACCAATAGCAGCCACATCAGTAACACTGATGGAAGCAGAGATTATGCATTCAGGGACCCTCAGGGCAATTCCCTGCACATCACACTGAGAGCTGCTttcagagcagaggagagccTGAAACCTGGAGAGGCTCAGCCCACATCAGAGCCTCCTGCCTTGACACAGCATCAGACGGTAGCAG ATGAGGTGCAGGAGCAGAGAGAGCTGGCAGACAGCATGTACCAGCTCCATCTGCAAGACACCAAAAAggaaggggaaagaaaagaagaaaacaagaaggaagagaaaaacacaaataatgagaggagcaacacagagagagaggcaagcacagaggaagaggcagaggaggagaacctCGGTAAGCCAGCGATGACAGCTCCTGCACTGGGCTGTGCTGCAAGTAGATGCACCAGATCGTCTCAGTCTGATCCTGCAGTGATGAAAGAGCAGAAGCAACATACTGTGTGTCACCACTCAACACTGGCCGTCAGTACAGTAGATTGCCAGAGCTGTATAGGAGGAGAAACTACAGAACAGCAGGAAATAGAGGATACTGCGATAGCAGAAACAGGCAGAGGAGTTGAGGAGCAGCTGACACAGAGCTTTGTTATAGTCGAGCTTCACAAGAAATAA
- the si:ch211-189a15.5 gene encoding uncharacterized protein si:ch211-189a15.5 isoform X2 has product MKDGSRTEEQAEVSRQEVYEEYVNYYLQSCPEVRPCCDPSLLKRTAQYLLGEPEPTEAFTVFPFHQAVRQDWVPQSTDGRTHLKALIKATQLLETICVNLILQPWRKEIKTLKTFTGPFIYCLLPVLSSSTIQSVLGSVGYLPHSDNQQSEYRLSEDANPDRAMLLGFELLLARVECDHLLEIFEKDQLGPQEFLEFIQRRMGPSYPDEPTEKKTTIGKKEENMKLEETYRKEVPLYLDTRLPVKPKPKPRRCHLIGLDQSIMEMQMTYPDLAFRGRPLLPGKPQRGKSSSKDVHTTSINDNSGDSQAAEVPKIECIKGTKAAAATIRSKYDGSKADKVFGDDCRDSGCNDRNSGGPLPENTNSSHISNTDGSRDYAFRDPQGNSLHITLRAAFRAEESLKPGEAQPTSEPPALTQHQTVADLQNKRLTNPKLPSMSSTDEVQEQRELADSMYQLHLQDTKKEGERKEENKKEEKNTNNERSNTEREASTEEEAEEENLGKPAMTAPALGCAASRCTRSSQSDPAVMKEQKQHTVCHHSTLAVSTVDCQSCIGGETTEQQEIEDTAIAETGRGVEEQLTQSFVIVELHKK; this is encoded by the exons ATGAAGGACGGTAGCAGAACAGAAGAACAGGCGGAGGTTTCCCGACAAGAGGTTTATGAAGAGTATGTGAACTATTACCTCCAGTCGTGTCCAGAGGTTCGGCCGTGCTGCGACCCCTCTCTGCTGAAGAGGACTGCTCAGTATCTGCTGGGAGAGCCTGAGCCCACAGAGGCTTTCACAGTCTTCCCATTCCACCAGGCTGTGCGGCAGGACTGGGTACCACAGAGCACCGACGGGAGGACACACCTGAAAGCTCTCATTAAAGCCACCCAACTGCTGGAGACCATCTGTGTCAATCTGATCCTTCAACCCTGGAGGAAGGAGATCAAGACACTTAAG aCGTTTACAGGTCCATTTATTTACTGTCTCCTGCCGGTTCTCAGCAGTTCTACCATTCAGTCAGTCCTGGGCTCTGTTGGATACCTGCCCCATAGTGATAATCAACAAAG TGAATACAGACTCAGTGAGGATGCTAACCCAGACAGGGCCATGCTGCTGGGGTTTGAACTGCTGCTGGCCAGGGTGGAATGTGACCACCTCCTGGAGATCTTTGAGAAGGATCAGCTGGGACCACAG GAGTTTCTGGAGTTTATACAGAGGAGAATGGGGCCTTCATATCCGGATGAACctacagagaaaaagacaacaatagggaaaaaagaggagaacaTGAAGTTGGAAGAGACATATAGAAAAGAG gtACCTCTGTATTTGGACACCAGGCTTCCAGTTAAACCCAAGCCCAAGCCTAGACGCTGCCATCTCATCGGCTTAGACCAGTCCATTATGGAGATGCAGATGACCTACCCCGACCTTGCCTTCAGGGGCCGTCCTCTGCTACCAGGCAAACCTCAACGAGGAAAGAGCAGCAGTAAAGATGTTCACACTACCAGCATCAATGATAACAGTGGTGACAGTCAAGCTGCTGAGGTCCCCAAAATAGAGTGTATTAAAGGCAccaaagctgctgctgcaactATACGCAGTAAATATGATGGCAGCAAAGCTGATAAAGTTTTTGGTGATGATTGCAGAGACAGTGGTTGTAATGACAGGAACAGTGGTGGGCCCCTCCCAGAAAACACCAATAGCAGCCACATCAGTAACACTGATGGAAGCAGAGATTATGCATTCAGGGACCCTCAGGGCAATTCCCTGCACATCACACTGAGAGCTGCTttcagagcagaggagagccTGAAACCTGGAGAGGCTCAGCCCACATCAGAGCCTCCTGCCTTGACACAGCATCAGACGGTAGCAG ACCTACAAAATAAGAGACTGACCAACCCAAAGCTTCCCTCTATGAGCTCCACAGATGAGGTGCAGGAGCAGAGAGAGCTGGCAGACAGCATGTACCAGCTCCATCTGCAAGACACCAAAAAggaaggggaaagaaaagaagaaaacaagaaggaagagaaaaacacaaataatgagaggagcaacacagagagagaggcaagcacagaggaagaggcagaggaggagaacctCGGTAAGCCAGCGATGACAGCTCCTGCACTGGGCTGTGCTGCAAGTAGATGCACCAGATCGTCTCAGTCTGATCCTGCAGTGATGAAAGAGCAGAAGCAACATACTGTGTGTCACCACTCAACACTGGCCGTCAGTACAGTAGATTGCCAGAGCTGTATAGGAGGAGAAACTACAGAACAGCAGGAAATAGAGGATACTGCGATAGCAGAAACAGGCAGAGGAGTTGAGGAGCAGCTGACACAGAGCTTTGTTATAGTCGAGCTTCACAAGAAATAA